From a region of the Marinomonas mediterranea MMB-1 genome:
- the rmf gene encoding ribosome modulation factor, which produces MKKQKRDLHQRAYVKGYRAGMAGRSKALSERCHTQARQDWLTGWREGREDMWNGLTPVDGTYKAASFSQ; this is translated from the coding sequence ATGAAGAAACAGAAAAGAGATCTTCATCAACGTGCATATGTTAAAGGCTACAGAGCAGGCATGGCTGGACGCTCCAAAGCCCTCAGCGAACGTTGTCACACTCAAGCCCGACAAGACTGGTTAACAGGCTGGCGTGAAGGACGTGAAGATATGTGGAACGGATTAACCCCTGTTGATGGCACCTATAAAGCTGCCAGTTTCTCTCAGTAA
- a CDS encoding DUF58 domain-containing protein: MLQRIQRPEQPELNSTSIQELMCLAASLKKQKANRMKSRSEHGEHKVRLKGHGLELKELRAYQPSDEPRHIDWRVSARTGEPHTRVFEEEKEHSHVLITDLSQNAYFGTRDTFISTRYAQLGALIGGRIKHLGDRFGYIYQYGNERHANLTTKNWQRFQTLLVDMSRLEQRTKHTTDEVNILDKTSTKLRSNNIIILTDKVSLSPTDKEYFKRLAKKNQLTWIVIEDSNAAQLPKGTYTFMTSMGKLTRHISPAHENTIDNQYQLNKLRLQKDLISLGVRFLSYDLKESPLSIVNSLLRHGCLR; this comes from the coding sequence ATGCTACAACGAATACAGCGCCCCGAGCAGCCAGAACTCAATAGCACATCAATTCAAGAATTGATGTGCTTAGCCGCCTCTTTAAAAAAACAAAAAGCAAACCGTATGAAGTCTCGTTCTGAACACGGCGAACATAAAGTGAGATTAAAGGGTCATGGCCTTGAGCTAAAGGAATTGAGAGCTTACCAACCGTCGGACGAGCCACGACACATTGATTGGCGAGTATCAGCAAGAACAGGCGAGCCGCATACAAGAGTATTCGAGGAAGAAAAAGAACACAGTCACGTATTGATTACGGATTTATCTCAAAACGCCTATTTCGGCACAAGAGACACCTTTATTTCCACCCGATACGCGCAATTAGGCGCACTCATTGGTGGAAGAATAAAGCACCTTGGCGACAGGTTTGGCTATATTTATCAGTATGGAAATGAAAGGCATGCAAACTTAACGACAAAAAACTGGCAGAGGTTCCAAACATTGCTAGTCGACATGTCACGATTAGAACAACGTACAAAGCACACGACTGACGAGGTGAATATCTTAGATAAAACCTCGACCAAACTGCGTTCTAACAACATTATTATCCTGACAGACAAAGTTTCATTAAGCCCTACGGACAAAGAATATTTCAAACGATTAGCCAAGAAAAATCAGCTCACTTGGATTGTGATAGAAGACTCGAACGCTGCGCAGCTACCAAAAGGCACTTACACCTTTATGACCTCAATGGGAAAATTAACGCGACATATCTCTCCCGCTCATGAAAACACAATCGACAACCAATACCAGCTAAATAAACTAAGGCTACAAAAAGACCTAATATCCTTAGGCGTGAGATTTCTAAGCTATGACTTAAAAGAGTCTCCATTGTCTATCGTAAACTCATTGCTTCGTCACGGATGCTTAAGGTAA
- a CDS encoding DUF2835 domain-containing protein, translating to MARIVIDVNLSAFKYKEMYKGTVKNLVAHSRDGRKVQLPLIAFQKFVTHHGLYGSFEVEFDENKKLIGINKIS from the coding sequence ATGGCAAGAATTGTAATAGATGTCAATTTATCTGCTTTCAAATACAAAGAAATGTACAAAGGGACAGTGAAGAATTTAGTTGCACACAGCCGTGATGGTAGAAAGGTGCAATTACCGCTTATAGCGTTTCAAAAATTTGTTACGCATCATGGATTATACGGTTCTTTTGAAGTTGAATTTGACGAAAACAAGAAGTTAATTGGAATTAATAAAATTAGTTAG
- a CDS encoding AAA family ATPase — protein sequence MIDTLNQLKEHLNQSILGQEELTRDLLIALVANGHILLEGPPGIAKTTAAKSLSKSMNARFQRIQFTPDLLPGDVTGSDVFQQDTGQFSFSPGPLMNEVVLADEINRAPAKVQSALLEAMGERQLTVGGKTYALPDLFFVIATQNPIEQEGTYPLPEAQLDRFLMKLIIDYPSKETELAVMRLVRQQDSGETEQSSQTNIVNPDDIMNLQNEALSLYMAESVEQYIVELVMATRFPSKYIDEVSDDQQLIEFGASPRATIALDRCARANALIAGRDFVTPDDVRQIAVQVLRHRIVPSFEAETNNFSSDDIIKLILAKVPVI from the coding sequence ATGATTGACACCTTAAACCAACTAAAAGAGCATCTAAACCAATCCATCCTCGGTCAAGAGGAGCTAACTCGCGACCTGCTTATCGCGCTCGTTGCTAATGGCCACATTTTGTTGGAAGGCCCTCCTGGAATCGCGAAAACAACCGCAGCCAAGTCACTCTCAAAGTCGATGAATGCCCGTTTCCAACGTATCCAGTTCACTCCCGACCTATTACCAGGGGACGTCACAGGCTCTGATGTATTTCAACAAGACACAGGGCAATTTTCTTTTTCCCCCGGCCCATTGATGAACGAAGTTGTCTTGGCCGATGAAATAAACAGAGCACCTGCAAAAGTTCAATCAGCCCTACTTGAAGCGATGGGAGAACGTCAGCTTACCGTAGGCGGAAAAACGTACGCCCTTCCGGATTTATTTTTTGTTATCGCAACACAAAATCCGATAGAACAAGAAGGTACTTACCCGCTGCCAGAAGCTCAACTGGATCGGTTTTTAATGAAGCTGATCATTGACTACCCATCAAAAGAAACGGAGCTGGCCGTCATGCGCCTAGTTCGCCAACAAGATAGCGGTGAAACAGAGCAATCTTCGCAGACAAATATTGTTAACCCTGACGATATTATGAACTTGCAAAATGAGGCGCTGTCTCTCTATATGGCAGAGTCGGTAGAGCAATATATTGTCGAGCTGGTTATGGCCACCCGATTCCCGTCAAAATACATAGATGAAGTAAGTGACGACCAGCAGCTTATTGAATTTGGCGCCAGCCCAAGAGCAACAATTGCACTAGATCGATGCGCAAGAGCAAATGCACTCATCGCGGGCAGAGATTTTGTTACGCCCGACGATGTTCGACAGATCGCAGTTCAAGTGCTTCGTCACCGGATCGTGCCATCATTCGAAGCCGAAACAAATAACTTCAGCAGCGACGACATCATCAAACTTATTTTAGCCAAAGTCCCCGTTATTTAA
- the rlmKL gene encoding bifunctional 23S rRNA (guanine(2069)-N(7))-methyltransferase RlmK/23S rRNA (guanine(2445)-N(2))-methyltransferase RlmL, with translation MTENMNDQLDASATFSIELTCPIGLENVLENELHELGLTNTRLGEAQVKLTCDLRGIYLACLWSRVATRVMLPLTHFNMDSADDLYQGVKSIEWSDHLSVHSTIAIDCHGTNKEIRNTQFGALKTKDAIADYFVEKSGQRPNVEKQQPDVRIAVRVKREKVTVSLDLSGDSLHKRGYRQQGGMAPLKENLAAGMLLRAGWSKNSQFSQLVDPMCGSGTFLVEAALISLNIAPGLRRQYWGFKGWKQHDHRLWQQLQDFAKNERVSVDDLTVTFQGTDREQKAIAAARENIKRAGLTGIVEVSLSAFQEHDFSWQGSTPLVIVNPPYGERLGDEMALISLYSQLGYWVTENALGGVCALLTSNDQLARQVPIRPEKHTRILNGGLECRFYLFPVVEGSIKRGDRQQAVMSQGAQMFANRLQKNVKKFKKWLAADKVSCYRVYDADMPEYAVAIDMYDDWAHVQEYQAPKSVDEEKARVRLMEIVTAIPSALNIPETNVVVKHRQRQSGKQQYEKVATSQHEMIVQEHGCDFIVNLKDYLDTGLFLDHRPVRKYIQDNANGVRFLNLFCYTASASVHAGQGGARSTLSVDMSNTYVDWARRNIELNEFSDRDHGVVRADCFEWLRKSTNEFDFIFMDPPTFSNSKKMSNVLDIQRDHVELIDLAMARLSDGGQLVFSNNYRRFVLDSELSERYVVKDITAQTLDPDFQRNNRIHQCWVFQKRG, from the coding sequence ATGACAGAAAACATGAATGATCAATTAGATGCAAGCGCTACTTTCTCTATAGAACTTACGTGTCCAATTGGTTTGGAGAACGTTTTAGAGAATGAATTACACGAATTAGGCTTAACAAATACTCGTTTAGGTGAGGCGCAGGTTAAATTAACGTGTGACTTAAGAGGTATTTATTTAGCGTGTTTGTGGTCTCGGGTGGCGACACGAGTAATGTTGCCCCTTACGCATTTTAATATGGATTCGGCGGATGACCTATATCAAGGTGTGAAAAGCATCGAATGGTCTGATCACCTATCTGTTCACAGTACTATTGCCATTGATTGTCACGGTACTAACAAAGAGATTCGCAATACTCAATTTGGTGCACTGAAAACGAAAGATGCGATTGCGGATTACTTCGTGGAAAAATCAGGACAACGCCCAAACGTAGAGAAGCAGCAACCGGACGTTCGTATTGCTGTTCGGGTGAAGCGCGAGAAGGTTACGGTCAGTTTGGACCTGTCTGGCGATAGTCTGCATAAGCGCGGTTATCGTCAACAGGGCGGCATGGCACCACTAAAAGAAAATTTGGCAGCCGGCATGTTGTTGCGTGCGGGATGGTCTAAGAACAGTCAATTTTCTCAACTAGTCGATCCTATGTGTGGGTCAGGCACATTTTTAGTTGAGGCTGCGCTGATCTCATTGAATATTGCGCCGGGTTTGCGTCGTCAATATTGGGGCTTTAAAGGTTGGAAGCAACATGATCATCGTCTTTGGCAGCAGTTGCAGGATTTCGCCAAAAACGAGCGAGTTTCTGTGGACGATTTGACCGTTACCTTTCAAGGTACCGATCGAGAGCAGAAAGCAATCGCTGCCGCCCGTGAAAACATTAAGCGAGCCGGCTTAACGGGGATTGTTGAGGTTTCTTTAAGTGCGTTTCAGGAGCACGACTTTAGCTGGCAGGGCAGTACGCCATTGGTCATTGTAAACCCTCCTTATGGGGAGAGGCTTGGTGATGAGATGGCGCTGATTTCATTGTACTCGCAGCTGGGTTATTGGGTGACGGAGAATGCTTTAGGTGGCGTTTGTGCATTACTGACAAGTAACGACCAGCTTGCAAGACAAGTTCCAATTAGACCAGAAAAACACACTCGGATATTGAATGGCGGTTTGGAGTGTCGTTTTTATCTATTCCCTGTTGTTGAGGGTAGCATTAAGCGGGGTGATAGGCAGCAGGCTGTTATGAGTCAAGGTGCTCAGATGTTTGCTAACCGACTTCAGAAGAATGTGAAGAAGTTTAAAAAGTGGTTAGCTGCCGATAAAGTAAGCTGTTATCGGGTCTATGATGCAGACATGCCTGAGTACGCGGTTGCAATTGATATGTACGATGATTGGGCTCACGTTCAGGAATATCAAGCGCCAAAAAGCGTTGATGAAGAAAAAGCGCGAGTAAGATTAATGGAGATTGTGACAGCCATACCGAGCGCTCTAAACATCCCTGAGACAAACGTCGTTGTTAAGCACCGCCAGCGTCAAAGTGGTAAGCAGCAGTACGAAAAGGTTGCAACCTCTCAACATGAAATGATAGTGCAAGAGCATGGCTGTGATTTTATTGTTAATCTAAAAGATTACTTAGATACGGGGCTGTTTTTAGATCATCGCCCTGTTAGGAAATACATTCAAGACAATGCCAATGGCGTTCGCTTTTTGAATTTATTTTGCTATACCGCCTCTGCTTCTGTGCATGCTGGTCAAGGTGGTGCAAGGTCGACTTTAAGTGTTGATATGTCAAATACGTATGTGGACTGGGCGCGTCGTAATATTGAATTAAATGAATTTTCCGACCGTGATCACGGCGTTGTACGAGCGGATTGTTTTGAATGGTTAAGAAAGTCGACGAATGAATTTGACTTTATCTTTATGGATCCGCCTACCTTCTCAAATTCTAAGAAAATGTCTAATGTGCTGGATATTCAGCGGGATCATGTTGAGTTGATTGACCTCGCAATGGCTCGCCTTTCTGATGGGGGCCAGTTAGTATTCTCAAATAACTACCGACGTTTTGTTTTGGATTCAGAGTTATCTGAGCGTTACGTTGTTAAAGATATTACGGCGCAGACGTTAGACCCAGACTTTCAGAGGAATAACCGAATTCACCAATGTTGGGTGTTTCAAAAACGCGGTTAA
- a CDS encoding VWA domain-containing protein produces the protein MIEFEWPWMLLALPIPLLIIAFKKYGTMEKESNQTTYWWSSHALPSSTASTPSPEGWFKTSNILLMFAWISLVVAIARPIWVGSPTQITPSGRDLFVALDLSGSMQISDMYYQSRPVNRLVISKHVLSDFIEKRKGDRIGVIVFGTKAYLQAPLSFDTKTVRQLIQETQIGFAGEKTAIGDAIGLGIKQLSELPSDKKVLILMTDGANTAGRVSPLQAANFAAEQGVTIHTIGIGADEMEVQGFFGPQTVNPSEDLDEALLENVASLTGGKYYRAKSTSDLEEIYGDINNIEPTPSEEMWQRPKDSLFIWFAILSGLLTLGTIVNKGNVILRWRTKK, from the coding sequence ATGATTGAATTCGAATGGCCTTGGATGTTACTCGCTTTGCCAATTCCGCTGCTTATCATCGCGTTTAAAAAATACGGTACGATGGAAAAAGAGAGTAACCAAACAACATATTGGTGGAGCAGCCATGCCCTACCCAGCAGCACAGCATCAACACCCTCACCTGAGGGCTGGTTCAAAACGAGCAACATACTGTTAATGTTTGCATGGATCAGCTTGGTCGTTGCAATTGCACGCCCTATTTGGGTCGGCTCTCCGACTCAAATCACACCGTCTGGAAGGGATTTATTTGTTGCGCTCGACCTATCTGGCAGCATGCAAATTTCTGATATGTATTATCAAAGTCGGCCAGTCAATCGGCTCGTTATTTCCAAGCATGTATTATCCGACTTTATAGAGAAACGAAAAGGAGACCGGATAGGCGTTATTGTGTTCGGCACAAAAGCCTACCTTCAAGCACCACTCAGCTTCGACACTAAAACGGTCCGACAGCTAATACAGGAGACTCAAATTGGATTCGCAGGTGAAAAAACCGCGATTGGTGACGCCATTGGGCTAGGCATTAAGCAGCTTTCGGAACTGCCATCGGATAAAAAAGTTCTTATTTTAATGACCGATGGCGCTAACACAGCAGGTAGAGTAAGCCCCCTTCAGGCTGCAAACTTCGCTGCTGAACAAGGTGTAACCATACACACTATCGGTATTGGCGCCGACGAAATGGAAGTACAAGGCTTTTTTGGCCCTCAAACCGTTAACCCATCAGAAGATCTTGACGAAGCTCTACTAGAAAACGTCGCTAGCTTGACTGGCGGAAAGTATTACCGCGCCAAAAGTACGTCCGACTTAGAAGAAATATACGGGGATATAAACAACATTGAACCAACGCCCTCTGAAGAAATGTGGCAAAGACCAAAAGACTCTCTCTTCATTTGGTTTGCAATTCTATCTGGACTGCTTACGCTAGGAACAATAGTCAACAAGGGCAACGTGATACTTCGATGGAGGACAAAAAAATGA
- a CDS encoding DUF4381 domain-containing protein, whose translation MELELPNKAYMLPEAIPNWPPVWWFWLILLFILGTALYVTYRIGKRYKKRGYRRQAIHILKTEFKQKNSAAKVILCHELIKRSLLSAGRPELASLAMTELIPHLDKTQKKHTFLALGDFFVLAPYAPKIDITENQLSSLYTTTMHWIRTHHD comes from the coding sequence ATGGAACTTGAACTGCCAAACAAAGCCTACATGTTACCCGAAGCCATTCCAAACTGGCCACCAGTTTGGTGGTTCTGGCTTATTCTATTATTCATTTTGGGAACAGCGCTTTATGTCACTTACAGAATCGGAAAACGATATAAAAAAAGGGGCTACAGACGCCAAGCAATACATATTTTAAAGACTGAATTTAAACAGAAGAATTCGGCAGCGAAAGTGATTCTATGTCATGAACTAATCAAACGCTCTTTACTATCAGCAGGTCGTCCTGAGTTAGCCTCTCTCGCAATGACAGAGCTTATTCCTCACCTCGACAAAACGCAGAAAAAACACACCTTTTTAGCTCTTGGTGACTTCTTTGTTTTAGCGCCATACGCGCCAAAAATAGACATCACGGAAAATCAACTTTCCTCATTGTACACAACGACTATGCATTGGATACGCACACACCATGATTGA
- a CDS encoding quinone-dependent dihydroorotate dehydrogenase — protein sequence MYDLARSLLFKLDPEVSHELSLDLLGASGRLGLSGLFPKVPHSSPIDVMGLRFPNAVGLAAGLDKNADAFEALGALGFGFVEVGTVTPKGQSGNPKPRLFRLPEHDAVINRMGFNNKGVEHLVSRVKKHGYKGILGINIGKNLTTSVDDAASDYLKCLEEVIPYADYITANISSPNTPGLRSLQFGESLAELISPLVEAKKRYFEEYGKNVPLAVKIAPDMTDDEIKLVADTLVEQNVDGIIATNTTLSRDAVKGHRHEEEAGGLSGAPVREQSTHVVRILSDYLKDELPVIGVGGILSGKDAVEKLEAGAKLVQIYSGFIYKGPELVREAITSTDAYLREVSR from the coding sequence ATGTACGATCTCGCCAGATCTCTTCTTTTTAAATTGGATCCTGAAGTCTCTCATGAGCTGTCTTTAGATCTTCTTGGTGCGTCGGGGCGTCTCGGGTTAAGCGGTTTGTTTCCAAAAGTCCCTCATTCTTCTCCTATTGATGTGATGGGGTTGAGATTTCCCAATGCAGTTGGTCTTGCTGCAGGCCTAGATAAAAACGCAGATGCTTTTGAGGCGCTTGGTGCGCTTGGTTTCGGTTTTGTGGAAGTGGGTACAGTGACGCCGAAAGGACAAAGCGGAAACCCTAAACCTCGTCTCTTTAGGTTGCCAGAGCACGACGCTGTTATAAACCGAATGGGTTTTAATAATAAGGGTGTTGAACATCTAGTCTCTCGAGTTAAAAAGCACGGGTATAAAGGCATATTAGGCATTAATATCGGTAAGAACTTGACGACGTCTGTTGACGATGCTGCGAGCGACTACCTCAAGTGTCTAGAGGAAGTGATTCCCTATGCCGATTATATTACGGCAAATATTAGCTCTCCAAATACGCCAGGCCTGCGTTCTCTTCAATTTGGTGAAAGTTTAGCAGAGCTAATCTCACCACTTGTAGAAGCTAAGAAGCGATACTTTGAAGAGTATGGAAAAAACGTTCCTTTAGCCGTTAAGATTGCGCCAGATATGACGGATGATGAAATTAAATTGGTTGCGGATACGCTAGTCGAGCAAAACGTAGATGGTATTATCGCAACGAATACGACACTCTCGCGTGATGCTGTAAAAGGACATCGTCATGAAGAGGAAGCGGGTGGGCTAAGTGGTGCCCCAGTACGCGAACAGTCAACTCACGTTGTTCGTATCCTATCTGACTATTTAAAGGATGAGCTTCCCGTTATTGGTGTGGGCGGCATTTTAAGCGGCAAAGATGCGGTCGAAAAATTGGAAGCGGGTGCAAAATTGGTTCAAATTTATTCTGGGTTCATATACAAAGGGCCGGAGCTAGTACGCGAAGCCATCACAAGTACAGACGCGTATTTAAGAGAAGTGAGCCGCTAG